TCATTCAGTTTCTGTGTAGCTCAATCCAGACTAGAACTCACGCCTCTTCGCTAATGTGGACGCATGAATCATATGCACCTatacatatgcatatacaGAGGGTAAGCGCCACCCCCAAAGCCCAAGACAGAGTAGGACTAACCAATCGTCCAGACAGGAGCTAGCCATGATAGAATGTATGCGAACCCAGCAGGGTATGTGCTCACTGTGTTTAGTAACATGAATAGATCTGCAATATTTTTTTAAATAACAAAAAGGCCTTACGATTTGTGAAACCACCCAAAGCGAAACTTGCGGGATTCATGAACTCGGTTGGAGTAGCTGCTGGTAGTGCAATCAATACGCCAAAAAAGAGTCTAAACCAAGCACTTAGTTAAAGTCACCCAAGCAGTCGTGCGACACACATTAGATTCAGTGCAACATAGAAACTCTGAAGCCGGGCCAAAACCTCGGTGGCCAGTGAGCATACCAATGCATGCGTAAAAAGAATCGCAATATATATGCCATAGGTTTGACCTGAAAGAAGGTTTGTTAGTTCAAATCAGAACCCGGTCCAATAGAGTTTGGCTTGCCCGTTGTTACAACGAAACTTCCCGAGGTCCCAATTGTGACCGCCGCCGTGACTTGTATAGCACATCCCCAGTCAATTGAAGCAATACAAGCAATCGATCCAAGAGTGTTTGCGTCTGTGGAAGCTTCAAGTTAGCACCACTAAGTAAAACTGTTGTAAATTTTTCCTTACAGCCGACAAGCCAAGAAAGGACTTTTTTATAGCGTGGAGGCGAGAAGGTCCATGTCCAAAAATAAAGACCCCCAGAAGTTGGAGCAGCGCTAGCTAGCTCCGCCAAAGCCAACCCAACGAACAGGATCAAGACCGAGGCCGTTAACCACCCCCACACCATGCTCACGGGACCTCCATATGGCAGGGAATATACTAAACAAGACGCGATACTGTGAAAGATTAAGTGCTGCTCGAAAATTTATTGAACAACATGCTTACGAAGGTAGCAATGCAATAATTGAAAACGCAATGCCAAACACTTCAAATGGTGTAAAGGCCCGTTTGAACTCTTGCTTGTACCCAAGTGATGCGAGTAGCTCTTCGTCTGCGTGCGCAATCTGGGCCCTCCTTTCACTCGCTAGCGTTTCGACCGCCATGGTGGGTAAGCTCCAAGAGCACAGTCATGATATAACCCGTGGGTATAAATGTAGATAGGGTGCTATAGTGACCTTCGCTTCGGCTGTGTAGATAACTGGAAGATAACTGGGGCAGAACCCAAAGACCCGACTAGGAAGTTCGCTTAGAGTCCCTTATCTTCCGTCGTATGTGCGCTTTTTATGGGCAGCCACAATTCAGGTCCAGAAGTACACCTTGGGTGCTCATTCCAAATACATCACGTGGTATGAGGTATGCTTACTAATCTCCTTGCCGCGTGATCCCCACACTTGGTGGTTGACCGATCTGGACACCTACTTGTCCAGATACTGCGCTTCGCCACTACCTTCTGTTGTTGTAATTCTACTGTGTATAACTGAAGTGCCAGGTCGAGGATACTCGATATGTTTATCCGTCGCTCTGAGACGGCTCTGCTCGCTTTCGCAGGTCTCACAGCGGCCCGTGCCAGCGCACCCAGCTATAACAACACCGCATTCTCGTTATTTAAACAAACTGGTGGTCACATAAAGAACACACGAAGTCTATCAACCCCCGGGTTTTCGGTAAGTCCTAGTCTACATAGACATCTACCGGATATCTGACCATGGATTTGCCAGCCTAATCCTTTCACAGACTGTAAGCGATACCCACGGCCTTGTGAATACAGCTGACACAAGTACTAGTAACATTGCCTCCTCACCGCTGCCCTCCATGCTTCAATTGTTTGTTACCCGCCTTTACGTGTGGGCAGGTATGTCGTTTCGGTAACCTGTGATAAGACACTTGGTTTACAACTACTTGAAACATAGTTTGGTGAATGTAGCAGCTTCGACGGACAGTGCAAGTGTCCCCCAGGATACTCGGGAATAGATTGTCTGACACCCCGTAAGTAGACTTGGCAGATACGGAGCGGTAATATTAATAGGTCGGTCCTCCAGAATGTGGGTCTTTGGCGGACGGCAAGGAGCGTCATCCGCGCCCCAACGGGGAGCAATGTCAATGCAGTGAAGGGTGGACCGGCATCAACTGTAACGTGTGTGAAACCGACGCAGCATGTGCCAACTTTCCGCTCCGAGGTGGCCCGGATGGCGAATTCCTAACCCGAACGGTCGACCACGATGCGGATGTGCCTGTAGCAAACATGACCTGCTACAAAGGTGGCGTTACCGTTGAAGAGAACTTTCAAATGTGCGACGTCACGAGTGAGTACACGTTCCCTCCGGGGTTTGTTTTGGATCTTTAGCTGAAATTGGTCATAGACCGCAAGATCCTGGACATGCTCCCTGATCGACCCCCACAAGTGACGTTTTCGTGTAATAACGAGGACTCGACTTgtgcatttcaattttggaTCGGCCAAGTCGAATCATTTTACTGTGCTCTAGATCAATGTGAAAACAGCCTGAAAGTTGGGTATGATAGCAACACCACAACTTACCATTGCGACAAGATCAAGTGTCAATGTGTCACTGGTCGCATGTTGTGCGGAGAGGAGGGAAGCATAGGTTCGTTTACCTAGATCCTCGCCTTACGCGTTTGTCTAATCTCCTTGAGTAGACATTGGGGATTTTCTTACCGAAGAAATCAAAGGACCGGCCGACTTCTCGTGCAAGACTGGACAAGGCTGCAAATTCCAAGAGCCAGCTATGAATAATCTGATCAATGATGTGTTTGGAGATACTCATATCACTCTTAATTGCAAGGGTGGCGAGTGTTTGCACTATACGCAAGTGCCTGGATACGTTGTAAGTATAGTACAGCGTTTCCCAACTCCAACGAGCTGACGTTATTtagcgcccacctcctccCGATAACACCAGATTCCTCGCTCTTAGTGGCTCCGCTGCTGGCTTGATCCTTCTTATCGCCTCATCCTGTGAGTCTCCATGGTCCGGCTTGATAGTGATACTGAACAACTCTTAGTATTCTGGTATATTGGTCGTACacaaaagactaagggtctGCGAGCAATACAACTTCCTTCAGACGAAAACGCCAAGCTCATGGCAGATCATGTCCCGGCTTCGTTGTACTTCTCCGATGTGTCCTACACACTGGACGGCCGCCAGATTCTTTCCGATATTGTCGGTGGCGCCCAACCGGGACAAGTGCTGGCGATCATGGGCGCTTCGGGTGCAGGAAAGTCTACTCTCTTGGACTTGTTGGCTAGGAAGCAGAAACGTGGCGCAGTTGGCGGCCAAATACTAGTCAACGGAAATATCGTTACGGACGACGTATTCCGTGGCCTGGTTGGGTTTGTCGACCAAGAAGACACTCTAATGGGAACTTTGACTGTCTACGAGACAGTGTTATATTCCGCCCTGCTTCGGCTGCCTAGAGAGATGAGCTTGGCTGCAAAGAAGTATCGGACTCTTGAAACCATTCATGAGCTTGGCCTGGATGCTATCAAGGATATGCGGGTCGGAGAATCCGGTATGTCAAGGGATCTTATGAAAAGAGCATAGCTTACACCAGTGTAGGTCGTCGATCAATTTCTGGTGGTGAGAAGCGCCGAGTGTCTATTGCGTGTGAATTGGTCACGAGCCCCTCAATTCTTTTCCTCGATGAGCCGACGAGTGGTTTGGATGCATATAATGCATTCAATGTTGTGGAGAGCTTGGTATCATTGGCGCGAGACTACAAACGCACGGTTATTTTTACAATCCATCAGCCCCGCAGCAACATTGTTTCTATGTTCGACCAGCTCATCCTACTGGCGCAAGGGCGCGTTGTCTACTCGGGCGAGTATGCCAAATGCCAGTCCTACTTTGAGCAAATTGGTCATTCATGCCCTCCTGGCTTCAATATTGCGGACTACTTGAGCGAGTTACTCTCTTTATCCACCACGCAGGTGTCACTAACGGTATGATTATAGTTGATTTGACTATGCACGCACGCGGTGAGAAACCTGCAGGCTATCGTTCTTCTGCCCAACTATCTCTTTCCGAGAGCTCGGCGGACGAAGAAAGTGGTCTTGTTCAGGGATCTTCACAAGGTGCAAGCGAGGATTCGACGGAACTTCGGACACGGCCTAGCACATCTTCCGAGTCGGCGCCCGCCTCAGAACATACGGAAACTGGTAACTACATTCAGCGCAAATCTTCTCAACTCTTTGAGGCGTTTTCCTCTTCTCCGCGCGCGGAGACGCCCGTGATGCTTCCTCCTAAACTTGCTGCACTTGTTCAGTCATACTCGGACAGCGATGTTGCAGGTGGCATTCTGGCTGAAATCATCCGATTGCGTGAAACTGGCGGTGCAGTTCTCCCTGAGAGCGGTGGTCGTGTCAGGGCTAGTTGGATGACGCAGTTCAGAATCTGAGCGGGCGGGCCTTCAAGAATTTGTACCGAGACCCTGCGTTGCTGGCGGCCCATTACCTCTCTAGCGTTGGGGTTGCGTGTGAGTCTTGGCTACTCAATTGCCCTGTGGATCTAGGACGCTAATATATGATCTAGTAATCTGCGCATTGTTCTACCATGGTGTAACTAACGATATCCCTGGGTTCCAAAACCGACTTGGTGCGTTACCCACGCATACCAATCGGTGTTTTAATTCTGACAATGATATAGGATTGTTCTTTTTCGCCCTTGCACTCTTTGGCTTCTCATGCTTGTCCATTTTGGGTATCTTTGCGAACGAGAGGCTGTTGTTTATGCGCGAACGGTAAGCAGCCTTGCTATGATCTCGACACCTACTTACTTCGTCTTTTAGCTCCAATGGTTATTATTCGACATTCACGTATTTCTCTTCCAAGTCCTGTTCGACATAGTACCCCTTCGAGTCGTCCCGCCCATGGTCTTTGGTGGCCTAGTCTATGGGCTTGTTGGCTTGGTGCCCGAGTTGACTACGTTCTGGAAGTTTATCTTGACGCTGGTCTTGTTCAATCTCACAACGGCCAGCGTGGTTATGCTCATCTCGGTCGTGTTTTCACAAACCAGTGTGGCAAGTCTAGTCGGCACACTTGTAATGCTATTCAAGTGAGTAAATTGCGTACCAAATGACTGGTACTGTCGACTGACGATGGATACCTGTCAGTCTTTTATTCACCGGGCTATTGATTAACCGAGACTCTGTGCCTCGGGCTCTAGAATGGCTCTATTACGTTTCCTTCTTCCACGCTGGCTTTGAGGCCCTTGCCGTGAACGAACTCAAGTACCTCACATTACGGCAGAACAAGGTGTGTGAATGAATACCAAATGAATCTAGGATGATTGCCTAACCTATCTTTCAGTTTGGTGTTCAACTTGATGTTCCAGCCGCAACGATTCTATCAACGTTCGGTCTCCGAGCCCAGGTAGGATTGTATCGTTTATGCGTTTACGGGCTACTACTGAACATCACCCTACTTAGTCTTTCTGGTGGCCGAACATCTCACTTCTCGCCATCATGTTCGCTACGTTCCTTACACTTAGCTTCTTATGGCTCCATTTCTTCGTGCGCGAGAACCGGTGATTGACCGGAACGTAATTGACTCCTACATGTTGTCTGTTGGGAGGGAAACAGTGTGTAGATCTCACAGTGTCTTCTGTTCTGGAATGTAGATCGTTATCACAACACAAACGAATACTACGGCGGTATTTTGCCGTCCATCTCGAATAATTCATGACGGAGTCCCACTTGCTATCATTTCAGGCTGGAAGTGATCGCTGTATCGCACGTTGGGAATTGCATTTGGATAGAGGTACGCCACCAAACATGCCTAACCTGTATCGACTAGGAGGTAATACTGGTGGGGTTATGATCGTTCTTGCAATCCCAGGCGCTTATTTGAAACCAGCTCATTTTCTCCAAAAGAAGACGTATCTTGATTAGCAGGTATTAACATTTGGCTAGATTCTTACCAAACTACTCTCTCAAGGTAGGTTAGAAGGTACTATTGTGGTTGCTGACGTCTCCTCAGGCTGATGTTTGAGCAGAAACAGAAAGCTACAAGATAGAGTTGGTTGTACCAACCAAACCTGTCCAGCTACTAGGATCGCTGGCAACCCTGGGACAAGCAGTCGGCCGAGCACCGATAACGTTCGGTCGGGAGATTTGGTAGGAGGGTCATGAGCTCTCGAACCTAAGCTCTTAGAGTCCAAGAAACAAAATGAACACAGGTGCGCACGTGGCGTTAGAATACTGGTACCAAGTCACTTCACCGGGTCAAACCTGCCAGCATTCTCGAGAACCCGGTAAGTTACGAGACTGCTGTAGCTTGTGGTGAGCTCGCTCAGTTAGTCGTAGGCCAATAACTATGGGTCGACCGAATGCTGAACTTCTCTTAGGTACGTCACTTAAACCAATGCTACACGTTTTGTGACGCAATATAGAATGATCTTAGCGAAAGTCGCTCACTCTTGGCCCAATCACAAGTGCGAAGAAGTGATTCGGGTGAGACAAGTTCAGGTTACAGGATTCAGACTCGCCACAACTTCATAATCGACTATCGGCGTAATTAAGTGTTTTTTGTCCATGTATAGATGCGGCCCCTATAGTCATCAATCAATGCTTCCCTCGAAGATGCGCACGACATTGGGACCTTTACGCGAGCGAAGGCATGCCAGTCAATTGTCGGCCCGAGTGTTGTTCCATTCCGTCTAGCAGTACTAGGCACAACACGTTCCAGGGTGCCTCCATCCACACCTTGTAACAATCACCCCTATCATACCTCGGCCGTGGTGTACGTATTGCGGCGCTTGCCTTGGCTATCAAGCAGCAACTCAGGGGGAGTAAGCTCGTACTACTATCAAATCTTCACTTTAGGGCAATTCCCCCAAATTCTTTATTGTTCACACCGCCATTTCGCGCATGCGCCAATTATCGCGATCGGGTTCCGACAGCCCTGTCATCCAGGACGCTCTTATCCCGACGATCTTGCCCAGTAGCCTCTGGATCCTGGTTCTCGATACGCTCTAGGCGCATCTTGTAATCCTCCAGGTATGCAAACTCAGATCCAACCCTGGGGTTCGCTATATCTTGAGTTGATCCCAGCCAGAGAATGAATGTAGAACACTACTTGATCATCTGAAGAAGGAAACCCGGTTATTTCCAGGGGAAGTTGGTAGCAGGCGCCAGCCGAAGGGCTCGCCATACGATAGGAAACCTACAATTCGCGATGGCGAAACCTTGGCCCCTCGAATTCCACTATGGGTCGCATCCTTAGGAGCTTGGAATTGAAGACGCTCCGAGATTACGAAGAACGGAAGTCTCCAGCCTTCCAGTCAATCGCATCCTGGGGGGCTACCACACAACACGTTGTACTCTCGATTGCGGCACGGATCTCTATTGAACTGGCTACTATCTTCGCGGTTGGACATTGTACGTCTTTCGAGTCGTTACCCCTTACTGTCCGAATGCTCACTTCATCGAAATGCGGGGTTAACTGCGCAATCGTCTCGGTTTACAGCCACCCGAAAAATCAAATTCTCCATTCAAATCGTACCAGGCAATGAATCGCGCACCAGACTCTCGAGTAATATTCACGAACAATTGGGTTTTATCAGCATCGACTTGAGCCACAACCTCATGCATGGAGACAAGCGCCACATCTCCCTCATCATCGAACTCACAAAAGGCGCAAACCCCATAGGCACCAAGTAGGAATGCGGGGTAACTGAGAAGTTCTTCCCCATGTTGTAGATCATGTCCTGGGCTATGCTGTTGTGCCTCGTCTTACCTCCTTGGTATATGGATCTACCGCCTGGCAGGTGCACCACTCTTCGGCCATCCCCTTCTTCCACTCCACCCACGATAACCCCTAAAACCCGGCCTCAGAGCACACACACGCACATGGTCCATGGGATTACTCACCAATTCGCTCACCTGACTTGGTCGTTCGTACTTTCTCAAGCTCCACACTGAGCTCTAGACCTCGCCGACTCATTGGCTATCTCCACTATGACCGGTTCACGCCGAACAATACGACCCCTCCGCCGATGTTCTAATTGATGCACGACATGCGCGAATTACATTCCTGGTCAACTCGTCCAACTCCGCGCTTGCAATTCCCCTGTTGCCTGTTCTCCGCCTATCGGAACCTTTCCCCTCTTGGAGGGTTGGCCCCTCGAACCGCACCATGCAGATAGAACCTTGGGAACGGTCTCATCTCCGAGACGATCCAGGACACACTGCACTTGGACCGTGTGGGTGAGGGGGGAGAGAGATTATGGTTCAATCTcaaggggggagggggggccAAACATGCACTGCTCTGTTATCGTCCGACCGCGGTTTGATTATCTTGCGAGTAAATACCGCTCAGTCCTTCTCTCTCGAGTGATGATTCAACTCAGTCTATAATAACTTTTTCAATGCAGATGGGCCCATTCCGCTTCGGCATATTTGTAAATACACTGAACACCTGACCTAATCGACCTTTCGGAGGTACTTCTGGATCCGCCATGGGTCGACTTGGGGGGAAAATCTGGAACTATGACTTGGAAGTCGGATGTCGGAAGTCGGAACGGACGGGCGCCGTTTGTTTAAGTCGTAGTAGTAATTGGGAGTAGTAGCCGTGATCAATTCTATAGATGCGATTCCTAGATATTCCCATACGATCATCATGACGTCGGAAGCGCGCGAAATGAAAGGATAtgtgggacttgtgattgTGTGTGCcttgcgcatatatagtaGGCTAGAACTCGGTGATGGATTTGTTATATAGATTTGTTATCCCTTTCCCGATCGGTGTCCATCAATAATGTAAGTTTAACAGAGTAGATTAGATTTACaatttaaaaaaaaaacgtgCTACATGCGCAGCTGTTGAAAAAGGTGGCTAGCCTTACCAATACCACTACCCAACTATGTAGATCTTTGCACACATGCGTATCGCTTGACAGATAGAATTAAAAGCTATTGACGTTCAGGAGTTGCAATCTTGAACACGTTCCCTTTGCGAAAACGTACTTTACACGTACAAGCAGGACCAGGTTCTGGACCTGGATCACTTTGAATTGGTTATATCGTTTCTGGTTCTCGGGCAGCTGAGCCGGTGTTCTTTTCCAGTTGGTTTGTATTTAAATTTGTCGGCCAACAAAGCCATCcatgcaaaaaaaaaaaaagggaaatAGAAGTGGGTATAGAGAGACCAGGTGACAGAACATGGAAACAGAAGACTGATTCAGTCAAAACGAACCGAGCCGGATCTAGGCGATAGTTCGACTTCCCTGAAGGGGAAAGAGAACGAGCATCTTGCGCGAGGCCGTGGAATTGCGGTATGGTTACGGCCCCGAGTACACACGGTGGTAGGTCTGAGCTTAAAACGCACGAGTAGATTGACTGTGTTTATTTATGCTGATGTATAATGAAACTACGTAACTGCTATCCATCTATAATCCCTCGTGCTTGATTCAAAGGGTAAAAAGACAAAAGGCAAACAGTAAGGGGGAACTCGAGATAAATAGATCCCGACGCGCACGTGATGGCTGAAAGGTGTGTCCCTTGCCGCTGCGTTTCCCACACGTACCTTGACGATTCCCTAGTTCTCTGTTCTTCTCCGCGATTCCCGTTTCTGCGGAGTATTGACAACGGACATTTCGGGGTGGTAAGTGTTCTTGCTGTTGTACATCATTGGTGACCTGGGGGACCTCTTGCTGCTGCCTCtatttcttcttttttgatGTGTTGGACAGTCTCTATGCGTACAGTACCTATCAGAGACAAATCACACCCGGCGATAAATTAGATGTGGCTGTCGAGTTGGACACGCAACGTGTGGGCCAAGGTTCCAAATACGGCGCGGAACTTTTTTGGGAAAGAGTGAAAGAAGAAGAGTGTGAACGGTTGTGTTGCGTTGCTTCGGGCTATTCTGTCAGGTCCAGAGTCTAGTCTCGGACCCGCACAACAGGGGCGTAGTAAGACTCTCCTCATCCGCACATACCTTTATACCGCCAACGCCAAGTAGGATACTCGATTTGTCCATGCAGTGTTAATCCAAGAGCCGCAATTATTCGGTACGCTGGTGCCTTTTTGGAGTAGATCCAAGTTCTATGTGTGTGTATGTGCGCGTGTGTGGTTCTCGCCGGATGTGACCTGTTCAGGATTATTGGGGAGCCAATGAGCTCGCTCGGGCGTTGAGACCTTGTCGCATGCACAGACAGACAGACAGAGAGGCTTTTGGGCCGGCGGAATTGTTAGAAGGTTAGGATTTGAATGGGATTTGACAGGAACGAGTTGCTTTTTGAGTGATTTGTAGCAGGACATGCGCGTGTGGCGCCTTGACGGGTTGGCGGGGTGACTCTAAACAGAGCCCGCCCCCTCCTTCCTAGCTGCCAAGATGGTCGAAGAGTCCCACGCCTGATCTCAGCCttgagagagagagagattCGTCCGTTTCGAAGCTAGAAGAACAAGGCTGAATGAATGGACCAATATGCGTGTGTGCATGTATGTACATGTTATAAGCTGGATCCGTAGAGACTAGGCGATCCTGGAAGAATTAGAAGGCAATAATTGGACTGGGTGGGGCAGAAGTGCTGCGGGTACGATTTGGGGTTGAAGCGGGAGCATATTAACGGTTGTGTGATATCATTGTCCGAGTCGGCGACAGGTTTGTTTTAGAATTAAGACGAGAGGGACGATAACGAGAGATGTGTAAAGCCTAATTACCCCAAGTGCTCGTGACCCGGGATAAGTGAGGTCAGAGTTTGATTGTGTTCGGGGGGCCTGGATCGTCGGCCGGATGACCATCGAGCGCCAGGTAtgagcgcatatagccaGGGAGTGTATGAGCGAGAGTGCGGAgcaaggaggagggagaGCGGGGGCGGGATGACGTGAGCCGAGGGAGATGATGCACAGGCACGTGGAGTGCGGGGGTGTCCGGCGGCGGGCGAGAGAAGAGGAGCTGGTCGGGGTCGGTAGTATTGAGTTTACGCGTGCTTGAAATGAAGGTGCTGATGAATGAGTGAGCGTGGGCGATGGGACCGAGGGAGTGGATTGCTAAACAGGGGCAAACAATTGTTTCCTGTCGCTCAAGTATGAAGAGTGTGCGACTAGTCGGTCTCAGCCATCACCCCCTCTTTACTCTTTGCCATGGTGAGCGTGTTTGGGGCGATTATGAATGAATGTGTTGTTAACGATGATGGCAGACCCCCTCCCCCGCCCCGTCTCCATCGCCTGTGGCTGCGGCACCGAGCCATGGCCTGGTGTATCCGAGCGAGTTTCTTGGTTCGCTGCCTGTAGTGGGAGTTGCCCGCCCAGCACCCCATGCATCTGTCCGTGCACTCACTGCTGCTCAGTATGCCGAACTCGCACACGCACACTCTCTCGCGGACCCCGACGACAGCGTGCTCTTTCCCTTTTTGCACGGCGTCGAAGGCGACAACCAGCCCCAGAACATGTTCTTTGCCACCGCAAGCGGCGCTTCCAGGGGTCGCGGCTCCCAGCACCTCGGTCCCCCGGACATCCCACGCTACCGCGGTCTCACCACCATCCTCTGCGACGACAAcaacgacgacgatgacgagcCCAGGCTCACCGACTCGAGCTcggacgatgacgatgatgcATGGTATGACCAATCCGACTCAGACTCGGATAGCGCCGAGCCGCACGAGGACGATCGCGACGAGACAATGCGCATGGCCGACATTAACATTGCTGATCCCAACGCAAGCGCACCCGCTTCCTATCGCGAGTCATTTGCCCCCATCGACACTAGCGCCAAGGTCGACACTGTATCCAACGACGTCATCGCAGTCCGCTCTTCCCGCGTCGACAGTGTCTCGGGTCCGCCCAGTCCCGTCAGCGTTGCCAGCACCAGCCTCGAGTCCACCAGCACAGCCCCCACCAGTGTCGTCGTTCCCAGTCAAAAGAACATCAAGCACAAGAAGCGCCGCTCTCGTGCTCGTCTACACACGGTGCTCGTCGCTGCTTGCTTCAGAGTGCAATGAGCCCCCACGAGATTCTTACCGATGGTGATGAACCCTCCGAGTTTGTCAAGCCCCGAGTTCCAGATGGCATCAGTCTGTGAGTCACCATTTACGTATCTATATGCGCTTCATCTCACACCTGTCCAGTCGTAACTTTGGCATTCAAGTTGCCACTTATGCCAGCATCTCTGACATTGTCGTCTATTCTCCTCGTGGTGCCACTCGCGCAGCCACCGAACTCGCCCGCCGTATCAAACTCGCCGTCGAACGCAAAGCC
The nucleotide sequence above comes from Rhizoctonia solani chromosome 3, complete sequence. Encoded proteins:
- a CDS encoding ABC transporter; translated protein: MFIRRSETALLAFAGLTAARASAPSYNNTAFSLFKQTGGHIKNTRSLSTPGFSPNPFTDLTLPPHRCPPCFNCLLPAFTCGQFGECSSFDGQCKCPPGYSGIDCLTPQCGSLADGKERHPRPNGEQCQCSEGWTGINCNVCETDAACANFPLRGGPDGEFLTRTVDHDADVPVANMTCYKGGVTVEENFQMCDVTNRKILDMLPDRPPQVTFSCNNEDSTCAFQFWIGQVESFYCALDQCENSLKVGYDSNTTTYHCDKIKCQCVTGRMLCGEEGSIDIGDFLTEEIKGPADFSCKTGQGCKFQEPAMNNLINDVFGDTHITLNCKGGECLHYTQVPGYVRPPPPDNTRFLALSGSAAGLILLIASSLFWYIGRTQKTKGLRAIQLPSDENAKLMADHVPASLYFSDVSYTLDGRQILSDIVGGAQPGQVLAIMGASGAGKSTLLDLLARKQKRGAVGGQILVNGNIVTDDVFRGLVGFVDQEDTLMGTLTVYETVLYSALLRLPREMSLAAKKYRTLETIHELGLDAIKDMRVGESGRRSISGGEKRRVSIACELVTSPSILFLDEPTSGLDAYNAFNVVESLVSLARDYKRTVIFTIHQPRSNIVSMFDQLILLAQGRVVYSGEYAKCQSYFEQIGHSCPPGFNIADYLSELLSLSTTQKPAGYRSSAQLSLSESSADEESGLVQGSSQGASEDSTELRTRPSTSSESAPASEHTETGNYIQRKSSQLFEAFSSSPRAETPVMLPPKLAALVQSYSDSDVAGGILAEIIRLRETGGAVLPESGGRNLYRDPALLAAHYLSSVGVALICALFYHGVTNDIPGFQNRLGLFFFALALFGFSCLSILGIFANERLLFMRERSNVPLRVVPPMVFGGLVYGLVGLVPELTTFWKFILTLVLFNLTTASVVMLISVVFSQTSVASLVGTLVMLFNLLFTGLLINRDSVPRALEWLYYVSFFHAGFEALAVNELKYLTLRQNKFGVQLDVPAATILSTFGLRAQSFWWPNISLLAIMFATFLTLSFLWLHFFVRENR